AGCGCCGTTCACGATCATCAATCTCGCGGCGGGCGCGTCACATATCAGCCTGCGCGATTATCTGGCGGGCACCGTGCTCGGCATGACGCCCGGCATCGTGCTCGCGACGACGTTCGCGCATCAGCTCGTCGCCGCCGTGCGTCATCCGTCGATGACAGGGCTGGCGCTCGTCGCGCTGATCGGCGCCACGCTCGTCGGGCTGTCCGTCGCGTTGCAACGCTTCTTTGCGCGCCGCTCATGAACGAGACCGACTTCTCTACCTTGCAAGAGCAGACCGCGACCGTCGATGTCCGTGCATTGCGCATCGCGACATACAACATTCACGGCACGATCGGCACAGACGGGCGCGCGTCGCCCGAGCGGATCGCGCATGTGATCCGCGAACTCGACGCCGATATCGTTGCATTGCAGGAAGTGCCATTGGGCGGCAGTTTTGCGCCAGGCGCGCTGCCCGTCTTGCGCGAGATGACAGGCATGGATGCCGTCGCGGGACCGACGCTCGATACGCCCGAACGCCGCTATGGCAACGCGATCCTGAGCCGTCTGCCGATCTGCGCGACGCGCGCGCTCGATCTTTCGTTCGGCAAACGAGAAGCGCGCGGCGCGCTGGATGTCGACGTGGAAACGGATGGTCCGGGCACGGCACTGCGCGTGGTTGCGACGCACCTGGGACTGTCGGCGCGCGAGCGGCGCGCGCAGATCCGCGCACTGATTTCCGCTTTCGATACACCGCGCATGCCTGTTCTGCTGATGGGCGACATCAACGAATGGTTCGTGTGGGGTCACGCGCTGCGCATGCTCGTCACCCATTTTCGGGCGGCGCCGGCGCCGCGCACCTTTCCGTCGCGGCTGCCCGTCTTCGCGCTCGACCGCATCTGGATGCACCCCGCCGACCGCCTGCTCGACGTGCAGGTGCACCGCAGCATGGCCGCGCGTGTCGCATCGGATCATTTGCCACTGGTTGCGCGGATCGCACGAGAGCATTATTAGTAGTTCGCAGTGAAGTGCAGGTGCGACGCTTGCGCGCTCTGCGGGTTCGTTCAACTTTCTTCATGGAGCTGCCAATGGTTAGAAAGAATTACGCCCCGGACGAAAACGCCCCTCGCCAACCCTACGCGGACAAGGACGCGGGCGTCGGCATGGGCCGGATCACCCTCGACGACGATGACGATCTCGAGGACGACCTGGACGATGAAGAAGAGGACGATGCAGAAGGCGCCCGTTGATGGCTACGTTGATGGCTAGTGACTGAGACTAGCGAAAGCGTGATGAAAGAACGCAGCGCGCGGCACGATGCCGTGCGCTGCTTTTGTTTTACGTCGATGAAAATCAGGCGTGCCGTTCCGTGCGCCCTTCCATGCCGCGTTCGGCCTGCACCGGCTGCGGCGGCCGCAGCGGATCGAAGTCGGCCCAGCGACCCTGCTGCCAGCGCCCCGTCGCACGTTCGATCGACGCGCCGCCCGCCTCGCGCAGCACATGCGTGGCCGTATGCTGCGTTTCCGGCGTGACATGCACGGCGAGCAGCACGCCCGAGTCGCGCTCTTCATGATGATGCACGGCTTCGCGATGCGCGCCCTTACCGCCGCCGCGCGTGCGGTACATCGCGCCGATCAGTGAGCCAATGTATGCGCCGACCCCGGCGGCAATCGCCGACACCAGTACAGGTGCGGAGAACGCCGTAAAAATGCCGACGCCGATCACGGCGCCCGCGACGGCCCCGATCGTCACGCCCATGCCCGCGCCCTTCGGCGTATCGATGGCGGCGGCGTCCTTGTTTTCATCGCCGCCAATCGGAAATCGCGCATGCTGGCCGCGCGGATTGACGAAGAACAGCGATACATCTTCTTCGACGAATCCCGCGCTGAACAGACGTTCGGCGGCGGATTCGGCTGCGGGGAATGTGGTGAATCGTGCGGCAACGATGAGCGACATGATGCCTCCCTTGTTCCAGACTTCGTTCGATAAATGGGCGGCGGCGCGTCGCAAATCCTCGTTCGCGGACGCCGCCCGCCAATGTCATGACTTGAGCAAGGCATGCGCCCGCGCTGCGTTCGCGCACAACTATTTGCGGCGTTTCTGCCGCGCTTCGTCTTCCGCTGCGGCTGCGGCTTCGTCTTCCGCGCCTTCATCCGAGCCTTCGATCATCTCGCCCGCGATGCCTTCGGACGTTTCTTCGCCCGTCGCGCTGATCACCCGGTCGACGTCGATGTCCTCGTTCTGTTCGAGCGTCGAATCGCCATCGGCCGACGCGCGTTCGCCCGTGCCGGCGCGATCGCTGTCGCTGGCGAGTTCGGCTTCGCCCGTTTCGAGCGCGTGGTTGTCGAGTTCGTCGTCGACGTCGAACTCATGACGCTTCGCGCCCGCCATGTCGCTGCCGCTATCCGACGAATCGCTCGGACCCAGCGATGCGTTGTCGTGTCCCGTCTGCTTGACCACGGGGCGTTGTTCGTCGTCGGGATTGAGTGTGCTCATGCTGGCCTCCAGAGTGGTTGATTCGGAAACTGCCTTGCTACATGGGCGCAAAAAACATTCCGCTGCTCCACTCAATTCCGCTTCCGAATTCTTTCGTGCAACTGAAGGGAACGCGTATTGCTCACCTGCCCGCACATGCATGGCGATTCAGACATCATGAGCACCCGCAAACCCGCGCCCCCTTCGACGGATGAAACCGGCGAGACGAAGCAAGCCTCGCAGGCCGCGTCACCTGTCGAACCGGACCAGCAACCCAGACGACTCGAAGATTGCCGGCGCTGCGCGCTCTGGTCGCGCGCGACGCAGGCGGTAGGCGGTGTCGGGCCGAAACATGCGCCCATCATGATGGTCGGCGAGCAGCCGGGCGACAAGGAAGACCTGCAAGGCATGCCGTTCGTCGGGCCCGCGGGCCAGTTACTCGACGACGCGTTGAAGGACGCGGGCGTCGACCGTCGCGACGTGTACGTGACGAACGCCGTCAAGCATTTCAAGTGGGAACCGCGCGGCAAGCGGCGCATGCACAAGACGCCCGCACAGCGCGAGATCGATGCATGTCATTACTGGCTGGAACGCGAACTGGCTTCCGTGGGTCCGCGCGTGCTCGTCGCGCTCGGCGCGACTGCCCTCAAGGCGATACTCGAAGATCGCGACGCCCGGCTGCAGGCGGTCGTCGGCAAGGTGCTCGAACATGGCGGCCTGCATGTCGTGCCGACTTATCATCCGTCGTTCGCGCTGCGTGCGCCCGATGAAGCGACGCGCGATCGCGCGTATGCGGCGATCGTCGCGGCGCTGCGGGAAGCGGGCAAGCTCGCGCAGCGCGAAGCGGCACGCGAGACCAACAAGTGACGATGCGCGGTATGTAGCTCAGGCCTGTGCGTCGAGCGCAGCCTTCAGTTGATCGAGCGAATAGGGTTTGCGCAACGCGGTCCATTCGAACGGCAGCGTTGTGTCGGACGTCTGCGCATCCAGCCCCGATGAAAACACGACACGTTGCGCCGCGCGCAACGCGATTGCAGCACGCGCGAGATCGAAGCCGGACATGCCCGGCAACGTGAGATCGGTGAGCAGCACATCGAACGGATGCAGTTGCAGGCGCTGCAATGCTTCCTCTGCGTTACCCACGGCTTCGAACGTATGACCGAGCATCGCGAGCAGTTCGCACAGCGCGTCGCGCGCATCGCGATCGTCTTCCACAATGAGAATCTGCAGAACAGGCGACGCGCCGCGCAGCGCTTCGTTTTGCGTCGCGTGCCGCGTGCCGTCGAATACTTCGCGTATCTTGCGCGCGAGCTGCATGCGGCTATACGGCTTTTGCAGCAGATCGGCGCCGCGCCGCAACTGCGCGTCGAGACCCATCGTGTCGCGCGTATGACCCGACGTGAACAGCACTTTCAACGACGGCCGCATCAATAGCGCCTGGCGCGCCATTTCCGGGCTCAGCAACGGGCCCGGCATCACGACGTCGCTGAACAGCAGATCGACCTTCGCGCCGCTGCGCAGCACGGTCAGCGCTTCCGTCGCGTCGTTCGCGGTCAGCACGCCGTAGCCGAGCTGCGAGAGCAGATCGACTACCGTCAGCTGCACGCGCCGGTCGTCTTCGACGACGAGCACGGTTTCGTCGCCGCGCAGGTCGTCGCCGGTTTGCGG
This genomic interval from Paraburkholderia sabiae contains the following:
- a CDS encoding endonuclease/exonuclease/phosphatase family protein, giving the protein MNETDFSTLQEQTATVDVRALRIATYNIHGTIGTDGRASPERIAHVIRELDADIVALQEVPLGGSFAPGALPVLREMTGMDAVAGPTLDTPERRYGNAILSRLPICATRALDLSFGKREARGALDVDVETDGPGTALRVVATHLGLSARERRAQIRALISAFDTPRMPVLLMGDINEWFVWGHALRMLVTHFRAAPAPRTFPSRLPVFALDRIWMHPADRLLDVQVHRSMAARVASDHLPLVARIAREHY
- a CDS encoding UdgX family uracil-DNA binding protein (This protein belongs to the uracil DNA glycosylase superfamily, members of which act in excision repair of DNA. However, it belongs more specifically to UdgX branch, whose founding member was found to bind uracil in DNA (where it does not belong), without cleaving it, appears to promote DNA repair by a pathway involving RecA, rather than base excision.), with protein sequence MSTRKPAPPSTDETGETKQASQAASPVEPDQQPRRLEDCRRCALWSRATQAVGGVGPKHAPIMMVGEQPGDKEDLQGMPFVGPAGQLLDDALKDAGVDRRDVYVTNAVKHFKWEPRGKRRMHKTPAQREIDACHYWLERELASVGPRVLVALGATALKAILEDRDARLQAVVGKVLEHGGLHVVPTYHPSFALRAPDEATRDRAYAAIVAALREAGKLAQREAARETNK
- a CDS encoding chemotaxis protein; translation: MSTLNPDDEQRPVVKQTGHDNASLGPSDSSDSGSDMAGAKRHEFDVDDELDNHALETGEAELASDSDRAGTGERASADGDSTLEQNEDIDVDRVISATGEETSEGIAGEMIEGSDEGAEDEAAAAAEDEARQKRRK